From the Cyanobacteria bacterium FACHB-DQ100 genome, one window contains:
- a CDS encoding helix-turn-helix domain-containing protein, with the protein MNKILVIETERKAREQLIQCLEAEEFHAIGCETAQMAMQTAHQWLPHLILCGVNSSNLDGFELLASLRQQTATLPIPFIFLSAQATTEDYRRGMELGADDYLIQFSIAELLRVITVRIDRQAKLKQWYAAQSTVPSDSTIFPTVSARLQVVFDFLEAHYTEEIGLKDIAEAVGYSSTYLTHLVRKQTGQSLHSWLIQRRMKAASALLIETDRSIEEIARSVGYLNVCNFFRQFRQIYGQTPRSWRNQHRGTCDFLVLERDRKKCNV; encoded by the coding sequence ATGAACAAAATCTTGGTAATTGAAACTGAGAGGAAAGCTAGAGAACAGTTAATTCAATGTCTTGAAGCTGAAGAATTTCACGCGATCGGCTGTGAAACCGCACAGATGGCAATGCAAACAGCACATCAATGGTTGCCTCATTTGATTCTCTGTGGCGTGAATTCCTCGAATCTGGACGGATTTGAGCTTTTGGCTTCGCTGCGTCAACAGACCGCAACGTTACCTATTCCTTTTATTTTTCTGAGCGCTCAAGCAACCACAGAAGACTATCGTCGGGGGATGGAACTCGGTGCAGATGACTATCTGATTCAGTTTTCGATCGCAGAATTGCTGAGAGTGATCACAGTCCGGATCGATCGCCAAGCCAAACTAAAGCAATGGTATGCCGCTCAATCGACAGTTCCATCAGATTCAACGATTTTTCCCACTGTGTCTGCCCGGCTTCAAGTTGTATTTGACTTTCTCGAAGCGCATTACACAGAAGAGATTGGGCTAAAAGATATTGCTGAGGCGGTTGGATATTCATCGACTTATCTAACTCACCTTGTCCGCAAGCAAACTGGGCAATCATTGCATAGTTGGTTGATACAGCGTCGGATGAAAGCTGCATCGGCTTTATTGATTGAAACCGATCGCTCCATTGAGGAGATTGCGCGATCGGTGGGCTATTTGAATGTTTGCAATTTCTTTCGCCAGTTTCGGCAAATCTATGGACAAACCCCTCGATCGTGGCGAAATCAACACCGAGGGACTTGCGATTTCTTAGTTCTCGAACGGGATCGAAAGAAATGCAATGTTTAA
- the lanM gene encoding type 2 lantipeptide synthetase LanM: protein MIAQPLQISIARSLTEKALLPDEWSTICDTRLSSDRQGSEQLFLRWQKRLGMRQAYLNAFEKRLQQLGLDQDSAIAFLTPRKLPANAPVPDWAIVLEAILQVDNFKQPIVSVAQLQAWTEAELQQYDINLDALPLFPQFLHPFVTWALREIQSQQPDLLSWNAIETIGRYLVWRLSELSARTIAYEVKQHSFKGKLLGDTPELRYQYFAEQVLGNSAGLTELLLQYPVLGRLLAVATQQVASSIIELLTRFKQDIVDLAQVFGCDRTSSIAALFPGLSDSHQGGRTVCLVQVSDQTKLIYKPRSLAIDHAFYHLIDWLNQTGSTPTFKTLKILDRVEYGWTEFVATQSCDSEAAIARYYQRQGGHVALAYFLCGVDFHYENFIPCGEYPVPIDLEALLTSGVHVPAREWKHLPKYLLPSSLFSMLSTGMSTYWRSGDFDQILFAASGINGSGDRPWHTAVSAWSNINTDRLTLKRTAQPLHFDQSLPRLNDQRISVDRFLPDVVQGFAAVYRTLLQHRKYLLSEESPLQAFYSVQTRVLVRDTSDYSGLLAWSVAPDQLTSGAAFFVALESLSELSPTCASLAPTQAIVDEERQCLRWLDIPSFYGSPASIDIYSSEGTLYPAFVQQPSFQQMQQRLEDASEEDLIWQAELLRVSLAMALNLEAAPNQTSKPAWLNQSLNAEWLQLNGWVPLNAAVAETEATDPMLKLETHLSAIAEVLTNLALNHMEGSSWLSLGRTNNSAMVAPVHHYPWHAAGAAGTSLLFANLARHTGNEQYARLARGGMKFTFSMLEQFSQAGLWNDLPVSGYHGIGLGIYALTETGRCLNDRSLIDQALSIALKLTPEKLLRETNPDILCGAAGGLLTLLHLHRLHPDQRLVDRAIDLATPILKSQASGAAAGWFIPEFERPLMGMGHGAAGISYALLQLYAITGDSRFKESAQRGIAFEQQNFAIEQQDWADFRQPIGHTQFMTGWCAGAPGIGLARLGSLGMLEDEAEIWIDIERAIAATQKHLGKAQHHLCCGEAGRIVFLAKAAQQLNRPELWETAIQAAVATTTFYERRGYWRLHEFSERRIIPGLLDGVAGIGLMLLWLLDPKSTSQAWMLA from the coding sequence ATGATTGCCCAACCCCTGCAAATTTCCATTGCTCGATCGCTGACGGAAAAAGCCTTACTTCCCGATGAATGGTCAACGATTTGTGATACCCGTTTATCGAGCGATCGGCAGGGTTCTGAACAGTTGTTCCTTCGCTGGCAGAAACGGTTAGGGATGCGACAGGCTTATCTAAATGCGTTCGAGAAACGTTTACAGCAGTTAGGACTGGATCAAGACAGTGCGATCGCGTTTCTGACACCACGTAAGCTTCCTGCAAACGCACCTGTTCCAGACTGGGCGATCGTGTTAGAAGCCATTCTACAAGTTGACAACTTTAAGCAACCGATTGTTAGTGTTGCACAACTGCAAGCCTGGACAGAAGCAGAATTGCAGCAGTATGATATCAATCTTGACGCACTGCCATTGTTTCCACAGTTTCTACATCCTTTTGTCACATGGGCACTGCGGGAAATTCAGTCACAGCAACCAGACTTATTAAGTTGGAATGCGATCGAAACGATCGGACGATATCTAGTTTGGCGATTGTCGGAGCTATCAGCACGCACTATTGCTTATGAAGTCAAGCAACACAGCTTCAAAGGCAAACTGCTGGGTGACACTCCAGAGCTACGGTATCAATATTTTGCTGAGCAAGTTTTAGGAAATTCAGCAGGACTCACAGAGCTATTGCTGCAATATCCAGTATTAGGGCGGCTTTTAGCCGTTGCAACTCAACAAGTTGCCAGTTCAATCATCGAATTACTAACACGATTTAAGCAGGATATAGTCGATCTGGCTCAAGTCTTTGGCTGTGATCGTACTTCGTCGATCGCAGCATTGTTTCCCGGATTGTCTGATTCCCATCAAGGAGGGCGAACAGTCTGTCTTGTTCAAGTGAGCGATCAAACTAAACTAATTTATAAGCCTCGGAGCTTAGCGATCGATCATGCCTTCTATCACTTGATCGATTGGTTAAATCAAACCGGAAGCACACCGACATTTAAGACACTCAAAATTCTTGATCGTGTTGAATATGGCTGGACAGAATTTGTTGCGACTCAATCTTGTGATTCTGAAGCAGCGATCGCTCGATACTATCAACGTCAAGGCGGGCATGTTGCGCTGGCTTACTTCCTGTGTGGCGTGGATTTTCACTATGAAAACTTTATTCCATGTGGTGAATATCCAGTTCCGATCGACTTAGAAGCGCTACTGACGAGTGGAGTTCATGTTCCCGCACGTGAATGGAAACATCTGCCGAAGTATCTTTTACCTTCGAGTTTGTTTTCGATGCTATCAACCGGAATGTCAACCTATTGGCGGTCTGGAGATTTTGATCAGATTCTTTTTGCTGCCAGTGGGATCAATGGCAGTGGAGATCGCCCCTGGCATACTGCGGTTTCAGCTTGGAGCAACATCAATACCGATCGACTAACACTCAAACGCACTGCTCAACCTCTGCATTTTGATCAGAGCTTACCGCGATTGAATGATCAGCGAATTTCGGTCGATCGCTTTTTACCTGACGTTGTACAAGGGTTTGCTGCGGTTTATCGAACGTTACTTCAGCATCGCAAGTATTTACTTTCAGAAGAAAGCCCATTGCAGGCATTCTACTCGGTGCAAACTCGTGTTTTAGTGCGCGACACGAGCGATTATTCTGGATTACTAGCCTGGAGTGTAGCACCCGATCAGCTTACCAGTGGTGCAGCCTTTTTTGTGGCATTAGAGTCTTTGAGTGAACTGAGTCCGACCTGTGCCAGTCTAGCTCCGACTCAAGCGATCGTCGATGAAGAACGGCAGTGCTTACGCTGGCTCGACATTCCTAGTTTTTATGGATCGCCTGCTTCGATCGACATTTATTCTAGTGAGGGCACTCTCTATCCTGCCTTTGTTCAGCAGCCAAGCTTTCAACAGATGCAGCAGCGCCTAGAAGATGCTTCTGAAGAAGACTTAATTTGGCAAGCGGAACTTTTGCGGGTTTCATTAGCCATGGCACTGAATCTAGAAGCAGCCCCGAATCAAACCTCAAAACCCGCTTGGTTGAATCAATCATTGAATGCTGAATGGTTACAACTCAATGGTTGGGTTCCATTAAATGCTGCGGTAGCCGAAACAGAAGCCACTGATCCGATGCTGAAGTTAGAGACGCACCTAAGCGCGATCGCAGAAGTTCTGACAAATCTAGCCCTAAATCATATGGAGGGTAGTAGTTGGCTTAGTTTAGGACGAACTAACAACTCTGCAATGGTCGCTCCAGTGCATCATTATCCGTGGCACGCAGCGGGAGCAGCAGGAACAAGCTTATTGTTTGCCAATCTCGCTCGACACACCGGAAACGAACAATACGCCCGTTTAGCGCGAGGAGGAATGAAATTTACTTTCTCAATGCTAGAGCAATTCAGCCAAGCGGGATTGTGGAATGACCTTCCCGTTTCGGGATATCACGGGATTGGGTTAGGCATCTATGCTTTGACGGAAACCGGGCGATGCCTCAACGATCGCAGCTTGATTGATCAAGCTCTGTCGATCGCTCTCAAGCTAACCCCAGAGAAGCTACTGCGAGAAACTAATCCAGATATTCTGTGTGGCGCGGCTGGAGGATTGCTCACCTTGCTGCATCTACACCGACTGCATCCAGATCAAAGATTAGTCGATCGAGCCATTGATCTTGCCACTCCGATTCTCAAGTCCCAAGCTTCGGGAGCAGCAGCCGGATGGTTTATTCCTGAGTTTGAGCGTCCGTTGATGGGAATGGGACATGGTGCGGCAGGAATTAGCTATGCGTTGTTGCAGCTTTATGCAATAACAGGTGATTCACGCTTTAAGGAGTCGGCTCAGCGCGGAATCGCATTCGAGCAGCAGAACTTTGCGATCGAGCAGCAAGACTGGGCGGATTTTCGTCAGCCGATTGGACACACTCAGTTTATGACAGGCTGGTGTGCAGGCGCTCCGGGAATTGGTTTAGCTCGGCTGGGAAGCTTGGGAATGCTGGAAGATGAAGCGGAGATTTGGATTGATATTGAACGAGCGATCGCAGCAACCCAGAAGCATCTTGGCAAAGCACAACATCATTTATGCTGTGGTGAAGCGGGGCGAATTGTGTTTCTGGCAAAAGCAGCACAGCAATTAAATCGCCCGGAATTGTGGGAAACTGCAATCCAAGCCGCAGTTGCAACTACGACATTTTATGAGCGGCGCGGTTACTGGCGATTGCACGAGTTTTCAGAACGCAGAATCATTCCTGGCTTACTCGATGGCGTTGCTGGTATCGGGTTGATGTTGCTCTGGTTACTTGATCCAAAATCAACTTCTCAAGCTTGGATGTTGGCATGA
- a CDS encoding NHLP leader peptide family natural product precursor — translation MQTIQEALEQVWSDEALKNRLLSDPKPVLSEFGLDISDQVDVKVHENTANCLNFILPEQAIFEGADPEALDPVAGKVMKRAWADSEFKTQLLAAPKAAIQDATGVTLPEEMTVNVYENTPEVRHMILPANPNDSELSDMDLEGVAGGLSKGAQWGVGCGSAGAVTGVAAGGFGIAAAALAFSAVGTAVTGIIAGGLGVAGGVASGISTAGGTVASSKGKC, via the coding sequence ATGCAAACAATTCAAGAAGCACTAGAGCAGGTATGGAGCGATGAAGCGCTCAAAAATCGCTTATTGAGCGATCCGAAGCCTGTCTTGTCTGAGTTTGGTTTGGACATTTCCGACCAAGTTGACGTTAAAGTGCATGAGAACACGGCAAACTGCCTCAACTTTATTTTGCCTGAGCAAGCGATTTTTGAAGGGGCTGACCCTGAAGCGCTTGATCCGGTTGCAGGGAAAGTGATGAAGCGAGCCTGGGCAGACAGTGAGTTCAAGACGCAATTGCTAGCTGCGCCGAAAGCTGCAATTCAAGATGCGACGGGCGTAACACTCCCAGAAGAGATGACCGTCAATGTCTATGAAAACACTCCAGAAGTGCGCCACATGATTTTGCCTGCGAACCCGAATGACTCAGAACTGAGCGATATGGATCTTGAAGGGGTTGCGGGTGGACTGTCTAAAGGCGCACAATGGGGCGTCGGCTGTGGATCTGCTGGTGCAGTTACAGGAGTCGCTGCCGGAGGATTCGGAATCGCTGCTGCTGCTTTAGCCTTTAGTGCAGTTGGAACAGCCGTCACTGGAATTATTGCTGGCGGTTTAGGAGTTGCAGGCGGTGTAGCATCGGGTATCTCAACAGCAGGTGGCACAGTTGCAAGTTCAAAGGGCAAGTGCTAA
- a CDS encoding aspartyl/asparaginyl beta-hydroxylase domain-containing protein → MFFDPAHFPFTALLEANWLIIRQELEQLQSAQFMPWAERFLYQGAWDVFGFYAFGRRLDENCQRCPQTTAILEQVPNLTTAGFSCLQPGTHILPHTGYTSAVLRCHLGLVVPEGCSMRVGTETRQWQEGKCLVFDDTMEHEVWHRGNTNRIVLLLDFKKPEIVQPIDLIVPNSVAQMIPSL, encoded by the coding sequence ATGTTTTTTGACCCCGCTCACTTTCCATTTACTGCTTTGCTCGAAGCGAATTGGTTGATCATTCGTCAGGAGCTTGAGCAACTCCAATCGGCTCAGTTCATGCCGTGGGCAGAACGATTTTTGTATCAAGGGGCTTGGGATGTCTTCGGCTTTTATGCGTTCGGGCGCAGACTCGATGAGAATTGCCAGCGTTGCCCTCAAACCACAGCGATCCTTGAGCAAGTTCCCAACCTGACCACCGCAGGATTTTCTTGTTTACAGCCAGGAACCCACATTCTGCCGCATACAGGCTATACCAGTGCGGTTCTGCGCTGTCATCTGGGATTAGTGGTGCCTGAAGGCTGTTCGATGCGCGTTGGAACTGAAACTCGACAGTGGCAAGAAGGGAAATGTCTGGTTTTTGATGACACGATGGAACATGAAGTCTGGCATCGCGGCAACACAAATCGGATTGTTTTGCTGCTTGATTTTAAGAAGCCTGAGATAGTGCAACCGATTGATCTAATCGTGCCGAATAGTGTTGCTCAAATGATTCCATCTCTCTAG
- a CDS encoding GNAT family N-acetyltransferase, producing the protein MLTLERLNSITALPYQAFTFPAFRSHLQCLETSCIAVGAAKDGYPVGLILAELSADLKRAEVRSIFVTQSARNQGIGTALLGALEQSLADQGCAEVQLVYMTGKPSASILERLLEKFHWTAPQTRMLVGRSTIDRIAQAPWMAQSHLPATFTIFPWAQLTHEERSYLQHQQTTATWIPSDLAPLEQEPIESLNSLGVRYQGTIVGWVITHRLNPDTIRYTCSFIRADFQRRGRIIPLYVEAIRRQAQAGIRNGIWTVPLRHTAMFNFVQNRMAPYMTSIALTKGATKSLSSEQSG; encoded by the coding sequence ATGCTGACTCTAGAGCGCCTGAATTCGATCACAGCCCTTCCTTATCAAGCCTTTACCTTTCCTGCATTCCGATCGCACCTACAATGCCTGGAAACCTCCTGCATTGCTGTCGGAGCGGCGAAAGATGGTTATCCGGTTGGGCTAATTCTGGCAGAACTTTCAGCAGACTTAAAGCGAGCAGAAGTGCGATCTATTTTTGTGACGCAATCTGCCCGAAATCAAGGCATTGGAACCGCACTGCTCGGAGCGCTGGAACAGTCTCTAGCCGATCAAGGTTGTGCTGAAGTTCAGCTTGTCTACATGACTGGGAAACCTTCGGCTTCGATTCTGGAACGATTGTTAGAGAAATTTCATTGGACAGCCCCGCAAACGCGAATGCTTGTGGGACGCTCGACGATTGATCGAATTGCTCAAGCGCCCTGGATGGCTCAATCTCATCTGCCTGCAACCTTCACAATTTTTCCCTGGGCTCAACTCACGCATGAAGAGCGATCGTACTTACAACACCAACAAACCACCGCCACTTGGATTCCCTCCGATCTTGCCCCTTTAGAACAAGAACCGATCGAATCGCTCAATAGCTTAGGAGTCCGTTATCAAGGAACTATCGTGGGCTGGGTCATCACGCATCGCTTAAACCCAGATACAATCCGCTACACCTGTAGCTTTATTCGGGCGGATTTTCAGCGTCGAGGGCGAATCATTCCGCTTTATGTTGAAGCGATTCGACGACAAGCGCAAGCAGGAATTCGCAACGGAATTTGGACAGTTCCGCTTCGTCATACTGCCATGTTTAATTTTGTGCAAAATCGGATGGCTCCTTATATGACCTCGATCGCACTAACAAAAGGAGCTACAAAATCACTCAGTTCGGAGCAGTCAGGATGA
- a CDS encoding GNAT family N-acetyltransferase: MITFESLNLFSAPPFRTMTFPKFQAMLQSVGLGRQMIAIGASENNQPAGLILAEIQAQSAKILSLFVKAEYRNQGIATRLIDRIEQALISLGCQETYLVYAAGKQTAKALERVLEKCGWADPEPRMLICRCTPQAMQQASWVQRAVLPRSFEIFPWMELTLADRAALLNADWYPSSLSPFEYEASMEPLNSLGLRYQGEVVGWMITQRLCLDTLCYSCSYIRPDLRQRGRIIPLYAEAINRHCTRPDIPNASWVVPYIHPGMVQFVRHRMADYITSMDEYRRSTKTFPALVAI; the protein is encoded by the coding sequence ATGATTACCTTTGAATCATTAAACTTGTTTTCTGCACCTCCGTTTCGGACGATGACTTTCCCGAAGTTCCAGGCAATGCTGCAAAGCGTCGGCTTAGGTCGTCAGATGATCGCGATCGGTGCCAGCGAGAATAATCAACCTGCTGGACTGATTCTTGCAGAGATTCAAGCACAGTCCGCAAAAATTCTTTCTCTGTTTGTCAAAGCTGAGTATCGCAATCAAGGTATTGCCACTCGATTAATCGATCGCATCGAGCAAGCCTTAATCAGCCTCGGTTGTCAGGAAACTTACTTAGTTTATGCAGCGGGTAAGCAAACGGCTAAAGCACTAGAACGAGTTTTAGAAAAATGTGGTTGGGCTGATCCTGAACCTCGAATGCTGATTTGTCGTTGTACTCCTCAAGCGATGCAGCAAGCATCTTGGGTACAACGAGCGGTTTTACCACGATCGTTTGAGATTTTTCCTTGGATGGAACTAACTTTAGCAGACCGAGCCGCATTGTTAAACGCGGATTGGTATCCCTCTAGCTTGAGTCCGTTTGAGTATGAAGCCTCAATGGAACCCCTCAATAGTTTAGGATTACGCTATCAAGGCGAAGTCGTCGGTTGGATGATCACTCAGCGGCTTTGCCTCGATACACTTTGTTATAGCTGCAGCTACATTCGTCCCGATTTGCGGCAACGCGGGCGAATCATTCCCCTCTATGCCGAAGCCATCAACCGCCATTGCACTCGACCTGATATTCCAAATGCGTCTTGGGTTGTGCCTTATATCCACCCAGGAATGGTGCAGTTTGTAAGACATCGCATGGCGGACTATATCACTTCAATGGATGAATATCGTCGATCGACAAAAACCTTCCCCGCACTCGTTGCTATATGA
- a CDS encoding radical SAM family RiPP maturation amino acid epimerase, whose amino-acid sequence MSASLFSSNIGLIDAVSLRQNLKQWAGTQTQSWCDLSDAALQQRLSTTSHLKRFLEKYCVDRSFREALQSNPGEAIQQAGLAVALQDVESLWTHQPGTISETLQHFFAFGQERLHWSELQSISARSSHAKYRAWRSRQIERTQCEMPLIAANLAHVPVCFELSQGCSVGCSFCAISASSLQGNFYYTPENAKLWRSILQVLQDLLGTAVSAGFCYWATDPLDNPDYEQFAAEFHDVLGIFPQTTTAQPTKYPERLRSLLKHSLEKGCKLNRLSILSAKTLDRVYKEFTAEELAFVGIVPQNPEAVVITQFPFKAELAPKINAGRTFGTVRKQPVIDGTIACVSGFLINLVTRSIQLISPCKATPEVPRGYIVYDEETFTDSASLRSICDRMIDQHMS is encoded by the coding sequence ATGAGTGCTTCCCTTTTTTCTAGTAACATTGGCTTGATTGATGCGGTATCCCTGCGCCAGAATTTGAAGCAATGGGCAGGAACACAGACGCAATCTTGGTGTGATCTGTCGGATGCAGCGTTGCAACAACGCCTCTCGACTACGAGCCATCTCAAACGATTCTTGGAAAAATATTGCGTCGATCGTAGCTTTCGGGAAGCGCTGCAAAGCAATCCGGGTGAGGCGATTCAACAAGCTGGACTTGCCGTAGCGCTACAAGATGTTGAATCCCTCTGGACACATCAGCCTGGAACAATTTCCGAAACGCTTCAGCATTTCTTTGCGTTTGGTCAAGAGCGCTTACATTGGTCAGAACTCCAATCAATCAGTGCTCGATCGAGTCATGCCAAGTATCGAGCTTGGCGATCGCGGCAAATTGAGCGCACTCAGTGCGAGATGCCTTTGATCGCTGCCAATCTAGCGCACGTTCCTGTGTGTTTTGAACTGAGTCAAGGTTGCTCAGTTGGTTGCTCGTTTTGCGCGATCTCCGCTTCGTCGCTGCAAGGCAATTTCTACTACACACCGGAAAATGCAAAACTTTGGCGATCGATTCTTCAGGTGCTACAAGATCTACTTGGAACGGCTGTGAGTGCGGGATTTTGCTATTGGGCGACTGATCCGCTTGATAATCCTGACTATGAGCAATTTGCGGCTGAGTTTCATGATGTTTTAGGAATTTTTCCGCAAACTACCACAGCACAACCAACGAAATATCCTGAACGGTTGCGATCGCTGCTCAAGCATTCGCTCGAAAAAGGATGTAAGTTGAATCGGCTATCAATTTTGTCAGCCAAAACGCTCGATCGCGTGTATAAAGAATTCACGGCTGAAGAGTTGGCGTTTGTCGGGATTGTGCCACAAAATCCAGAAGCAGTTGTGATCACGCAGTTTCCGTTTAAAGCTGAACTTGCTCCCAAAATTAATGCAGGACGGACATTCGGGACAGTGCGAAAACAACCTGTGATCGACGGCACGATCGCTTGTGTGAGTGGATTTTTGATCAATCTCGTCACGCGATCGATTCAATTAATCAGTCCTTGTAAAGCAACACCAGAAGTTCCTCGTGGCTACATTGTCTATGACGAAGAAACCTTCACAGATAGTGCCAGTTTGCGATCAATTTGCGATCGCATGATTGATCAACATATGTCCTAA